The Topomyia yanbarensis strain Yona2022 chromosome 3, ASM3024719v1, whole genome shotgun sequence nucleotide sequence TCCAGAATCTGAAAATCTTCGTCCACATAAGCCTCGATTTCGATCCGCTCCATGTTCAAACTGGGCATGGCTCCTTCTTTCAAGACAATTTCTTCCGCAGAGCTTTCCTCGAAGCAGTGTGGCTCAAAATGGGTCGAACAAATGTACAGCAAATTTCCGTCACCGGGGAGGCATGATTCGTCCAGGTCGCATGCcgttaaatatttttgatactCTACCGGTTGTTCATCTTTGTCCGGGAGAGAGAATAGTGTGCAATCCGGTCTCCTATCCGGCGAATTGTTGCAGATGATGCAGGCGGCAGCCATGGCAATACTGAGAAACAAAACTCTTTGAAATTTCGTATACAAAGTTGGTGTATATTCTGAATGAATAATTAGAATTTATAAAGTGAATACCTGTACGATATCAGCAACAATAGTTATTATTCTTTACGGATCGGACGAACGTTCAAATTTACTTTtgatacatttctagagtgcaCATTTAAAAGGTACTAAAAATGACACTCTCTTCACCTCTCGCCGAGAAGTTGCGTGCAAGATCCCAGTCAAAAAAGGCGGACGAACTTTGCCAAATGTGTTCACATGTTGACGGttgcctgtgctaattgccgcTACAATTTGTGAATGTTATTAAAGGGCGATTTCAGACACATTTTCTGGCAGCTTTATTTGGGCAGCGAATgaagatttgtggaattctcgacaaacatatgattacggcctaaaagccaactgtcacaatccactttgaatggaaattccggacaaaccgttacacgccaatcacagatgttggcagtaaacgaaagagacaagttttctctttcataaactgttgtgaactgtgttcgactagtaacggtttgtctggaattttcattcaaagtggattttgacagttggcttttaggccgtaatcatatgtctGTCGAGAATTGTTCTGTGTAAATATAGTACAATGATATCACTTACCTAAAGTCTTAGCGAACATCAGATTTGGCAGTTTGAATGGTGGCTACCTAATATGCTGATTAGTTTATTTGGGTGcacagtgattttttttgccaaaaacacgattaattatttacacaaaaacggtcaagtttagatcaataataTCTTCTGAAGGTTTTATCAGTATTTAAAGACCTTTCCTCTGGTTTAGTACATTcagtgattaatctccctaaaagagatatttttcttaattttttaaaatgtatagataatgaaatcatatgttctgcaatattctactactttttgcgaacaactttgcttaagagtCCAAGTCTGCCTTTTCAATACTTGTGATGTTGTAGTGCCTTGTTTTGTGGATGACCAATTAAAAtccttttttttaatataactttttttggtatcgtacctatgaatttgaaatgttctacaaTGTTATTTACGTGAATGCCACCCGCAACTGTTTAGAGGAACGTTTTGTTCTAGCTCTTCTATTTTCGAAGTTATTGAGCAATTTCGGTGTGGTGAATACACAAACAATCACCGTTTTCAATTAGCATATAGTTATGCATCTTGGGGGCTGATTAGATACCATACGATTAAAAAATTCGATGCTTTGTAACCAAATGCAGCATTTAATGATTCGATGAgagttgttttgattttcttgGCAGTGATGCTGACTGTACAGCCTTTTCATAACAGGGGGCTGCTACTAAACGGCACCTTCTagggggaactggcggtaaactACTGGTTTTTCGATCTGCATTCATCCGGTGAAAAATACCTGTGTGAAAGTGTTGCCGGTGGAAGCTGAAATGTTTGATGGAGATGTAGTCGGTGTTTCAAGTAATCCGAAGTATTTGCCTGAGAATATAGGCCTCCCGCACCAACAATGCAAAAGGGTGTATGTATACAGGTTTCGTTTTTAGATTTCCTATCCCCCTTTTAATTTGTGACATCTATTTGGTCCAGGGCATCGCAATTTGGTATGACCACAGATAagagacgtttaggctcgattcaaaatatgtgtaaatacccgatactgaaattccgaataaaataGACGTCTGGAATGCATTTGGCAAACGTTTGAaggtggcgcagtgatcgatgcaatgcaattggagtgcagctgtcaaacacgtgtagcaaacagttgcgtagaTGACAATAGTGAAACATTGATTTTTAACGTTaacttatcaatttgaaagtttacacaggtttttaaagaaatttcgtTCTAGtctaaatgtctgttatctgtggtatgaCTATACTTAAAACATGAGTAGCCATGAAACTAGATTGGGATGGAATAGCTGGGTGCTAGCACGCACAGATCAATCTTCACGTGTTTTGGATAGATGGTTTGATGAATGTTAGAATCAGTGCTGGCGTATTTAATGGTTTTTCGTTGTCGTAACGCGTTATTTGATTGACATCAAACACCTTTTCGTTGCTCAGTTTATCCAACGCATATACTTATATTAACACGGGGGTGCCCGGGTAATCGAGATTTGGTTTCTGTCTAGTAGAGTAGTTGTTTTGAGCAGTTTTTCTACCTGGACTTGGACGTATATGAAGAGTGTAACGTGACCCTTGCTCTTCGAATTTTGCCGATTCGATTGCGCCTTCGCCTATTACTGATTCAATGCTCTTTTTTAAGTTAGTTAGAAGCGCTGCACACCTTTGTAATTTAAAATACCGTCAGTCTAACAGATTCATTTCGAGGGTCCATAAAGCTTGAAAGATTTGGACCCCAAGTTAAGACAACCCCAATGCTTGCGCCTTACACACTTATAGTTGAGTAGTGTTTGTGAGATCggtcgacaagaactcaatgggattttagaaaaatcgattttatcagATCAAAATTCAACAAAATTGGCCTGAAAAGatcgattttaaaaaatcgCATAGCCATCGCCCAACATTACTGCACTCGGTGAGGCTGCTGTGGATACAAATCGTACGCATGTTGAAGATATTTGCAATCAATCGAAATTCTGCAATTACAGTGCCGGAGATATGCGGTAACTAATATAGTCGTTCACtgaaccacagactaacagacaacactatgagggaattccctcaaagaACATCGATccaacaattttcccagaacactagttccaccttttattcacggtcccaaacactcatttactggtgggttacccctcaggtttgggaacataTTTTCACTAATAGTCTATCCccaatatgcttgttcatatttcAGTGAagtcataatttcaaatgtggtcacagtcccaactacaaatatatttaaaatgaccgttaaagcggacgaagctttgtttttgaatgttatgtctgttagtctgtgactgAACTATATGCCAAGTTTGTAAGAGTCTATGAAACACAACAAAACGCTATAGTTTGATTTAAGTGTGTTGAAGGGAGAAGCCCGCGAGGTGTTTACTACCATATCTATTCACAAACTTAACTTCAAAAATGGGCGAATGCAAACagatttcatttatttatttatttatttatttatttatttatttatttatttatttatactggtcttcgattttctcgtacagacagttccttaattaataataattctatgtttaaaggtagtcttagtaatgttaaaatcatacttgtcagctacatcattaaaattacgacagcatacattgaacggattgttttgtgaaaaaagagtacgatacatcggtaaccgaaagaaatcagttcgtctggtgggtctaggtggtacgttgaatcggagctggctcagcaactccgggctatctatattgttttccagaagatcgaacacgaagagccgttgcagcattatcctccgacttgcaagagttggcaaacgtagaagattgcatcgatgttcatagggcggtagacgaataggatcagtccaaggtagtaaccgcagagcgtaacgaacaaagtgacgctgaattcgttcgatGCGATTAATTTGAACAGCATGATAGGGTGCCCACACAAGCACGCCGTACTCCAGGATGCTACGCACGAGTGCACAAAATAGCGTTTTTAGGCAATAAATATCGCTGAATTGCTGCGTGTTTCGTTTAATGAACCCCAGCACGGCATAGGCCTTGGCTGTAGTCATTGCAATGTGCTGCGCGAAATTTAGTTTGTTATCGATGAGAATGCCTAGGTCCTTTATCGTATTAACTCGGTTGATACTGCTTTCTGTCATTCTATAATCAAATGTCAGGACGTGCCTGTTTCGACAGAACGATATCACATTGCACTTTTGCACATTTACTTCCATCCCGTTATGAGTACACCAATTTAGCAGCATATCAATATCAGCTTGAATAGCACAGCAATCGACTGCCGACGCAATCACACggaaaaatttcagatcatcagcaaacATATACTTAGGAGACTGTATAGCGGAGCAcaaatcgtttacgaataaaataaacagtagcgggcccaaatgactACCCTGAGGCACACCCGACTCTATCACAAACGGAGATGATCTCGTTTCATCTATGCGCACAAATGCACTACGCTCGGTGAGATATGACATTATCCACCGTGTCAACCACTCAGGAAGTCCCATGCGCTCAAATTTGGCCACGATTAACAAATGAGGCACCCTATCGAACGCTTTTGCAAAATCAACGTAAACGGTATCAACCTGCTGACGTTTTCCAAGCGCGCTACTAAGTGACGAAACGTACGCCATAAGATTAGTACTCGTCGAAcgttttttcacaaatccatgctgccACTCGGAAATGATGTGGTGAACCTtcgggtacagcaaatcatgaacgaggctttcaaaaattttcggtaagcagctcaaaattgaaattggcctTAGATGTTCTTAACTGGTGCTCAGGTGGTAAAATCGTCTGGATTTTATGGTAAAAAGCGTGATTTTTCACATCTTGTTGATGATTAATTATTTTAATGTGTTTTAACGTTCCGGCAGTCaggctagtgcactgagtgcaggctgctctgaaaatctaacgaaattGTCTGAGGGCACCAGCTCGTTCAGTGAGGTATTAGCGCTACTTCCGGACGGTTAAGACTCGTTAGCGACagtacacggaaaaataaaacaacccacaaaataagttcttttaacttaaatttgagtacttTTGAGTTTTGCATCGCTtttgcacttattagtgttgccaaaaacaaaacgagagattcgattcagtcgaggtcttccgtggaataAGCTACTTTTGAGTGgtttgaggtatactcaaaattaagtagattcaacttaaatttaaacatatttaactcaaggttgagtataaaagacctatcaatgagttgtgatttttgtCGTGGTTAAAGCAAAGATGAACTCAAGATTACTAGGTCCTATACCAACCATTAATAAAAGATGGTTCAGTAACCGTGAACCGGTGAACTCAACAATAGTATGCTTTTGTTGCCCCCTCGTTATTAGGCGTCGATAATATTTAGAATGCGTCGAGAAAATGCTATGGTTACGAATCAAAACAATGTTTACTACATTGATTCTCAacagttttactgttttttctctccgctagtctgttatataaagtgtctgtaggaTTCAATGAGAtttatataggtgtggcagaacacacggtttgctagtgttggcaaccaaaaatatgtaaacaatccagaagcacacgggtcgacgtcatagcgctcacacgattcaatgggagcggaacgaccgctatgacgaaagcaagctgatttatactgtgatcactcacaccactcatgtaagattcatctcaCGAATgccaaagtgccatcttcgccagacctgtatatacgacattgtGTAGGATTGAGCACGGCTCACAGAAAAAaggcttgctattccgcgaattgacagttttcggtgacgtcagagaaatcgttgagataaacggATTTCTCTAAAGTcgttaattgacaatattcgagctcttacggtggaaaaaaatagtgtgcaatggatttttgacctaaattacgccataattacactagacacagtggataatcagtccatctatgtgattattagcgtaaatcgggaatttggatgcatgacatagaaaacatatcccaccgtaattttctgatcttagcaaaggttttggacatccgcatagcttccttgtgatttaccaggtgccgatcattcgttagcagcaaacaatatatgaatttcatgtaattgttttcgccgacgatttctatgacgcgctctcgtcaaatgtttacactatAACGAactagcctagtatatgtaagccgtgggattgactacacggaaacgaaaaactacctaaaattgagttcctttgactcaatctcgtggtatcgtgggggaacttaaaattaggtaaaccgtgttgaaggtagtttccatcccgtataaataaataccattccagaaatcttcggaaccatttccttactattcatataatactcaccatattgggaatatTACTGATACATTCCAccattataattcaactattataCTACCATACCCATTTTAGTTACTATTTCCAATACCGtccgtgtatcctatattagagatttgtatactacattgtacttttgcgctagaggttaatattgctctggtGGCCTTTGTTATTCGCATATTTATTCACGCtgctccaaaaacctgtagcTTAACATGATCAAAAATGCTCGTCTTgcaatattacggcgatagctcagtTGGATAAACCGACAGTCCAGTTAATCTCTACCGCCAAGCTTCCCTCATCAGAAGTTGCGtgtaacaaaatgaaatttaatcAATCGATAGAATGTGAAAGGCAAGACGTTTTTTTTTCTGCGCCAAATATTTTATAcatcgctagatctaaaatatgcatgccaccataatctgtatagttcttgaatggtatgttgtcaaaatgtatatggaaaatcgaatattttggtatggtgactgttcttaacaacccgttgtttgtatggtcgagcatggaaaaacgacactggttatgttcgatattataccaggcaatggttaatctattgttgaacgaaccatattgaaaatggtttttcgaCGTTTGATACAATGGTTGGCACATGGTACAGATTTATGCGggatttaaccacggcaaaaattacaactcattgataggtttctTATTCTCAAAtgtaagttgaatttacctaattttgagtataccccaaacaactcaaaagtaccttcctccacggaagacctcgactgagtcgaatctctcgttttgtttttgacaacactaataagcacgaaagcgacgcacaactcaaaagtaagttaaaagaacttatgctGCAGGTTGTTTTGTTTAACCGTGTAGTTATGAGCCCCTCGGCAAATTTGACATTAACCATGTTCACAAATCTCACTGCGTGCACAAATTGGTTTGTAAACAATACTCTCGTAGGAACGTTTGAATAATATCAAATTTAATTTAGAGTTGATAGCCTATCAGAGACCGTTGCAgttttaaagagatttttcagTACCATCGAACGAACTgtgcaaaatcatgaaaataaacaAGAATCAACAACGGAATCCTGGCAAAATGAATCTGCACGAAGGAAAACCGAAAAATGATCGCTTCTTCCACAAGCGTGATTTTAAGCCGAAAAATGGAAGCGGTAATGGTCCCTTTAAACCGTTCAAACGCTTTGATAAAAATAATCCCCCCGGACCACGTGGAGGCAAACCATTCACTAATAATCAACCTCGCAATGGTGGACAGGAAGATCACAACAGGAATAAAGCTCAAAACGTTGCTCCTACCAATGTTCCTTTCAGACGGGTTGGCGAAAATAACCAAACAGGACCAGGTAAGGGCAAGCCATTCAACAAAAATCAGCGTGGTCGTAGTGGAAATACAGACGGCAATtgggcaaaaaataaaaacgtagCACATTCGGGTGCTTCAACCAATCAGAAGCCACAATATCATCAACGGAACCAACAGCGCAAGCAACGGAACCAACAAAAGCATCAGAAACAGAACCAGCAACGGCAGCACCAGCAATTGAACCAAAAGGATCAGCAACGGAATCTATCAAACCAACAACAGAACCAAAATCTGGATACTCTGTTCACCGCCAAACCAGCTAAATTGGACTATTGCCTGGCACCGGAACGGTTGGACGCTCAAGCCCGGGCACTGAAAAGGTTCGAACAGCAGGAACAGGAAGCTAATCAGCAGCAGCGCCGTAGCGAGAAAGAACGTCGTCACAAGCTGATGACGGCTAAAACACGAAAGGGACAACCGGTGATGCAAGGCCGCATGGAGCTGCTCTATGAGCAGGTACAGAAGATGGTGGCCAAATAAGTGCAATAATAAGTAAGCCGGCGTGTGTTTATCTAATAATACTTTATTACCTAATATTAAGAGCAGTTGCAGGCTGCCTCTTCGCTTATTGAATTGTTTGAAATACAACAGTATATAGTTACGATGAACTTAAAACGTGCACGTTGATTTTGATGAGATAAAATAGtttatcaataaaaaaattgaaagaatcAATTTTGAGGTTCCCAATTGGTTCACCTTGGGTGGTTTTTGTTTTCAGGCACAAGCGACATCTTCGTAGTTGATCATTAGTTCATTTCCGGACGGGTTGCAGAAAGTACCATCAGTTATGGGGCATAAGTCGTTCAGCATCTCcctgaaaatcgaaataaaatgtTGGTTATAGTAGGTCGGTAGGTCAAGATGTAGATAAAAACCTACCATGTGTCCTTGTTAATATAGCAGTAGATCTTCGGCAGTGGAAATCCATTGAATGGACTAGCCACCGGAATCGTGTAGGCTCCCATGTTTTCGAACAGAACCCAATCGTCGATCTGTAGTTCTGGCATGCGAATGTTTTCAATAAGTTGATCCAGTGCATCACATGTTGGTCCCCATACGGTGCTATTGTATACCTTTCCATTGTTTTGTCCGAGCAGCATTGGCTTGGGCACTTGATGATCGTATAAAATGCAGTTGAACGACGCATAAACTCCATCGTTTAGGTAGTACATCATACGGTCGATTGAACCCGTTTGGAAATCCAGGCATACACGTTTGGACTGTACAGCAGTTACTAGTGTAAATGCCGCTGAGACGTAGTACCGACCGGGTTCGGAAATCACGCGAATTGATTTATCTGGGAAGAATTGGTCTAAAGCACTGTTGATGATCGGCGCAACTTCGTCGATTGTTGTTCCCTTATCACCGGGGAAACCACCACCAACATCCAGCAAATTCATTTCATATCCGCATGTTCTGGCGTAATCGAACAGATCTCGGGCATAAGAGATGGCCTTGTAGTAGATCGGGAAGTCAGCACAGCCCGACCCGACGTGGAAACTGATGCCGACCAGTTCCAAATCGAGACTGCGTGCGATCTTAATAAGGCGTGGAGCTTCCTCCACCGGATCGCAACCGAATTTCTTACCCAATGGACAAAGAGCTTTCTCCGCTTCGCAGCGGATACGCAGCACTAGTTTAGCATCCGGGCTGATCTTTCTGATCTTGTGCAGCTCGGTGTCACTATCGAAGGTCATCGTTTTAACGTTGTTGGCGTCGGCATAGCGCAGATGGGAGTTCGGTTTCATCGGGTTCGCAAAGATGATGCGATCCGGACTGACACCAAGTCCAAGAATCTTGGATATTTCCCCCTTGGAAGCACAATCGAAGCTAGCGCCAAGAGCGGCCAGCGTTGCGCAAACCACGTCGTTGTCGTTACACTTGACGGCATAATGCGGCACAACGCGGGGCATCTTCTCGATCCAGTTCTGGTGCTTGCGGACAATCTCACCGATGTCCATCACGTAGAAGGGCTCCTCGGTGGACAGCTGATTGGTCAGCTGGTTGATCAGCACCGGCACGTTAACCGGTCCATCCAAGATCTGGATACGTTCGTTGTCGCGCTCAAAGAATTTCATCttgtcttttttttttgtttgtttagaaATATAAACTTGGAATGCTTGTTTTCGAGTGGTTCAAACGGAATTCAGAAATCGTAAACCGAAAGAGCGTGCAGGTCCGTGTAttgtaatttcaaatatttcaataaaagcgAACTGGGGGAACAGTGGAAAAGAGTTCAATTAGTGGATATTcttttaggattttttttaataaatgcgCTTCGATTACTTACGAGGCAGCCTGTGGCGTTTAGCCAACGAAAGCTCGTGTCACCAGGGCGGTTTGCCGCGGAAGTTTATCAGTCCGATGTCAAGCTTGCAGCTATGGTCAGAGCCCGATAGAAGGGCTAACTGACCTTTGATTATGTCCTGTAAGTGGAGGAAAATAGGATGGTTTAATACGTGATTCAGGAACTGGTTTTCAGGGTTGGTAAAATTATCGGCCTTTATTTTGCCCGAAGTTGGAAATAAGAATAGACTGATGAGAATCGCACGCCATGATAGACGTATCTGTCGGTACAAGGCGATGTGACGTGATAGTAAAATTAAACCGGTGTCGAAATCTTTTGTTTGTGGCGTGTGGACTGTTACATCGTCTGTGGTTAACTTAAAGATGCTCTGTCGAACTTTTACTTTttgtataaaaattaaaaataaaattttcttttcattttttttaaattttaaaattgaataaCAGGACATcac carries:
- the LOC131689828 gene encoding GATA zinc finger domain-containing protein 10-like produces the protein MKINKNQQRNPGKMNLHEGKPKNDRFFHKRDFKPKNGSGNGPFKPFKRFDKNNPPGPRGGKPFTNNQPRNGGQEDHNRNKAQNVAPTNVPFRRVGENNQTGPGKGKPFNKNQRGRSGNTDGNWAKNKNVAHSGASTNQKPQYHQRNQQRKQRNQQKHQKQNQQRQHQQLNQKDQQRNLSNQQQNQNLDTLFTAKPAKLDYCLAPERLDAQARALKRFEQQEQEANQQQRRSEKERRHKLMTAKTRKGQPVMQGRMELLYEQVQKMVAK
- the LOC131689824 gene encoding ornithine decarboxylase 1-like, whose protein sequence is MKFFERDNERIQILDGPVNVPVLINQLTNQLSTEEPFYVMDIGEIVRKHQNWIEKMPRVVPHYAVKCNDNDVVCATLAALGASFDCASKGEISKILGLGVSPDRIIFANPMKPNSHLRYADANNVKTMTFDSDTELHKIRKISPDAKLVLRIRCEAEKALCPLGKKFGCDPVEEAPRLIKIARSLDLELVGISFHVGSGCADFPIYYKAISYARDLFDYARTCGYEMNLLDVGGGFPGDKGTTIDEVAPIINSALDQFFPDKSIRVISEPGRYYVSAAFTLVTAVQSKRVCLDFQTGSIDRMMYYLNDGVYASFNCILYDHQVPKPMLLGQNNGKVYNSTVWGPTCDALDQLIENIRMPELQIDDWVLFENMGAYTIPVASPFNGFPLPKIYCYINKDTWEMLNDLCPITDGTFCNPSGNELMINYEDVACA